From a region of the Impatiens glandulifera chromosome 4, dImpGla2.1, whole genome shotgun sequence genome:
- the LOC124935204 gene encoding probable polygalacturonase At3g15720: MQSHLGLFFLFCIFYLDICLAITFDVRQYGAVGNGNIDDSKAFLQAWKATCACTSDTAVMVVPAEKTFFIRSLLFSGPCISQSPQIQIDGTLIAPDDINKWTGCASNTWIMFSQINGLNIYGEGKLNGNGLPWWQGSNLRYLHNNNFEHSFQYKYPRMGSCSRPTAMRFSQCNNLEVKGLTHINPPRNHISINDCNNVKISEIKIIAPEHSPNTDGIDISSSTNIHIMNSIIRTGDDCVAINNKCSNIIIEGVQCGPGHGLSVGSLGKGGDYAQVEGILVKNCTLTRTTNGARIKTWPGGNGYARNITFENILLHNTKNPIIIDQHYCNTTHCAEQMKAVKVSNVNYINIQGTSVTKHAILLDCSTHVPCTDIVFKNVNIKSISGEKTYSTMNNAIFDPSPHPRTSIYFRSSVFKLGKNE, encoded by the exons ATGCAGAGTCATCTCGGTTTATTCTTTCTGTTTTGCATTTTTTATCTAGATATTTGTCTTGCTATTACATTTGATGTGAGACAATATGGTGCGGTTGGAAATGGAAATATCGATGATTCTAAG GCATTTTTACAAGCATGGAAAGCAACTTGTGCATGTACAAGTGACACTGCTGTTATGGTGGTGCCGGCTGAAAAGACTTTCTTTATTAGATCTTTGCTTTTTAGTGGCCCTTGCATATCTCAATCACCTCAAATTCAGATCGACGGAACTCTAATAGCGCCAGACGATATAAATAAATGGACGGGATGTGCATCGAACACATGGATAATGTTCTCGCAAATTAATGGTCTTAATATTTATGGAGAAGGAAAACTTAATGGAAATGGTTTACCATGGTGGCAAGGCAGTAATCTCAGATACCTCCACAATAACAATTTTGAACATTCATTTCAATACAAA tatCCAAGAATGGGAAGTTGTTCTCGACCAACG GCAATGAGGTTTAGTCAGTGCAACAATCTTGAAGTTAAAGGATTGACTCATATTAACCCTCCGAGAAATCATATAAGCATAAATGATTGTAACAACGTCAAAATatctgaaataaaaataattgctCCAGAGCATAGTCCTAACACTGATGGAATCGACATATCTTCTTCAACTAACATCCATATCATGAACTCCATCATCAGAACCG GAGATGATTGTGTTGCCATTAATAATAAgtgttcaaatattattatagaagGAGTTCAATGTGGACCAGGCCATGGTTTAAG TGTTGGAAGTCTTGGAAAGGGTGGAGATTATGCCCAAGTGGAAGGAATACTTGTAAAGAACTGCACTTTGACTAGGACAACCAATGGAGCTAGGATAAAAACATGGCcg GGAGGGAATGGATATGCTAGAAATATAACATTTGAGAATATTTTGCTTCACAATACAAAGAATCCTATCATTATTGATCAACATTATTGCAATACCACCCATTGTGCTGAACAG ATGAAAGCGGTTAAAGTGAGCAATGTGAATTATATCAACATACAAGGAACATCGGTCACAAAACATGCCATATTATTAGATTGCAGCACACATGTCCCTTGCACCgacattgtttttaaaaatgtgaatATCAAATCAATTTCCGGTGAAAAAACTTACTCCACTATGAATAATGCCATCTTCGATCCTTCTCCACATCCCCGAACGTCCATTTACTTTAGGTCAAGTGTCTTCAAACTTGGAAAGAATGAATAG